A stretch of the Theileria equi strain WA chromosome 1, complete sequence genome encodes the following:
- a CDS encoding hypothetical protein (encoded by transcript BEWA_020680A), with product MGITYSVIADISQNVSNGTKTYYGKNGNTIGLTRSNEPKIKTKDRGNEEEPLKNYKQYHHKFPENNAWWSVTYELEAINHGSNKQEGLNKVGFKTYKALKVVYWLRDEHNSFPLIIGLGTDTVTYFKRSETITNRWEKADKIIHPADLSDYNRVLCELNKNFRNVVIVSINADNKQNYCGHPSVKQGESTPNDCEEKPTFPTVKVTCNGWTTKGFDRYNHKLCDNTSMRILSALYSDSVYSFEKRDVYTQISEVNVYYSSDDAARKKPLITELVISTGISEYYTFNDGFTKIDLDGNGLTCHLDELNCRQNNIVVANVSKKENYCCKCRCERDKERIRVTKNTGSANAPSGYSIYEHTLESTGDQASPKPSFNKHRFRDDPKDFTWSESSMTDIKKVYVYFCDNNTNMPLLIYVDKGSGYGKWFKRTSGGSTTWISDDSSSLQSKFPESEANGEINKALLEICKVFKLNCEHPSSSDNGKASGEPALGGKAKGPKQGDSETDSSLNSPFPETKTSSVERSNSIETVPKIEITQEGRDNSGQDQPSDPNKTNVANSNIREGEGHTNGIDDIEQSNNSENGNLSPSPKNSPTVPLELPISLEKVRQFFESIGFTTDKLIKAASIGGFGAVSIGTGKLIHFCITRPV from the coding sequence ATGGGTATTACGTATTCCGTCATTGCAGATATCTCTCAGAATGTTAGTAATGGCACGAAAACATACTATgggaagaatggaaatacCATAGGTCTCACTAGGTCAAACGAGCCGAAGATTAAAACAAAGGATAGAggaaatgaggaagagcCACTTAAGAATTACAAACAATACCACCATaaatttccagaaaataATGCTTGGTGGTCGGTTACTTATGAATTAGAGGCTATAAATCATGGAAGTAACAAACAAGAGGGACTTAATAAAGTTGGATTTAAAACCTATAAGGCACTGAAAGTGGTATACTGGTTACGTGATGAACACAATTCATTTCCACTGATAATTGGTCTCGGTACAGATACTGTGACTTATTTTAAGCGAAGTGAAACTATCACTAACAGATGGGAAAAGGCTGATAAGATAATCCACCCTGCAGATTTATCCGACTACAATAGAGTGTTATGCGAGCTCAATAAAAACTTCAGAAATGTTGTGATAGTAAGCATCAATGCTGATAATAAACAGAACTACTGTGGTCATCCTTCAGTCAAGCAAGGGGAATCCACTCCAAACGATTGTGAAGAGAAGCCTACATTTCCCACTGTCAAAGTAACATGTAACGGGTGGACTACCAAAGGCTTTGATAGGTACAATCATAAGCTTTGTGACAATACTTCCATGAGAATTTTATCTGCTTTATACAGTGATAGTGTATATTCGTTTGAAAAAAGGGATGTTTATACACAAATTAGTGAGGTTAATGTGTACTACTCTTCCGACGATGCTGCAAGGAAGAAACCACTAATCACAGAATTGGTTATTAGTACGGGAATATCAGAGtattacacatttaatGATGGTTTTACTAAGATTGATCTAGATGGTAATGGTCTTACTTGTCATCTTGATGAACTTAACTGTAGGCAAAATAACATTGTTGTTGCTAACGTATCTAAGAAGGAGAACTATTGTTGCAAATGCAGATGTGAAAGAGATAAGGAGAGAATTCGCGTCACTAAGAATACTGGATCCGCGAATGCACCCAGTGGATACAGTATATATGAACATACTCTTGAAAGTACAGGGGATCAAGCAAGTCCAAAACCCTCTTTTAATAAGCATAGGTTCAGGGATGACCCTAAAGATTTTACATGGTCTGAAAGTTCAATGACAGATATAAAGAAGGTATATGTCTACTTTTGTGACAATAACACAAATATGCCATTGCTTATTTATGTGGATAAAGGATCAGGGTACGGAAAATGGTTCAAGAGGACTTCTGGAGGCTCCACCACTTGGATATCAGATGATTCTAGCTCCTTGCAAAGCAAATTTCCTGAGTCAGAAGCCAATGGAGAAATTAATAAGGCACTTTTAGAGATCtgcaaagtttttaaaCTCAATTGTGAACatccatcatcttcagatAATGGAAAAGCCTCTGGTGAACCCGCTCTTGGTGGTAAAGCTAAAGGTCCTAAACAAGGAGATAGTGAAACTGATTCTAGTCTAAATtctccttttccagagACAAAAACCAGCTCCGTTGAAAGATCAAACAGTATAGAAACTGTCCCTAAAATAGAAATCACTCAAGAGGGCAGAGATAATTCTGGACAGGACCAACCCAGTGACCCTAACAAAACAAATGTGGCAAATAGTAACATTCGTGAAGGGGAAGGACATACTAATGGTATAGATGACATTGAACAATCCAACAATTCTGAGAATGGAAATCTATCTCCATCTCCTAAAAATTCACCTACTGTTCCTTTAGAATTACCTATTTCATTGGAAAAAGTAAGACAATTTTTTGAATCTATCGGATTTACGACTGACAAATTAATTAAAGCAGCAAGTATTGGTGGATTTGGAGCGGTAAGCATTGGTACTGGTAAATTAATACACTTTTGCATTACGCGGCCAGTTTAA
- a CDS encoding hypothetical protein (encoded by transcript BEWA_020690A) produces MIPLAVYEHQTPITSQNSLYSYTGKTSSERPSLLKQSKPKKNVQSKAELNKIKKLAKHLIEKKNEMVVEYENVQNGIESSTNVKSDDIWADDAAVGPDSGKPLGKISNINQIIPPVELPHPGQSYNPDPSDYLELLNRVVDQVQEDKNTKVSESLDTVLHTTFPSLNLAEIGFKQKQKLINLIVQGKTDETSLTNALQDEDMGDENMEDADESDQEEEGKRTKKNKKKTRTDRNRMKRAKLEERKQLLAKNIKKLVNDVNHIKVLQKMDKDTTKGGIEKARKFKNFVRKLVSGRIPTRISNKKFKNDPPKLLLTEEMSSSLKGLNLGNSSSIDTIYKSIYRRGLLPPPPTLDNKYKSSVKKRLSYGKKIVKRLRERGEL; encoded by the coding sequence ATGATCCCTCTGGCTGTTTATGAACATCAGACACCTATCACATCTCAAAACTCGCTATACTCATATACAGGAAAAACCTCGAGTGAAAGACCAAGCCTCTTGAAGCAGAGCAAGCCAAAAAAGAATGTACAGAGCAAAGCTGAACTAAATAAAATCAAGAAACTCGCAAAACACCTCATTGAGAAGAAAAATGAAATGGTAGTTGAGTAtgaaaatgtgcaaaaCGGCATAGAGTCGTCTACCAATGTTAAAAGTGATGATATTTGGGCAGATGATGCAGCTGTTGGACCAGATTCTGGGAAACCCCTTGGAAAAATATCCAACATTAACCAGATTATACCTCCAGTGGAGCTTCCACATCCTGGTCAGAGTTACAATCCAGATCCATCGGATTACCTGGAACTCCTGAATAGAGTTGTAGACCAAGTTCAAGAGGATAAAAACACAAAAGTTAGCGAGAGTCTAGACACTGTCTTACATACAACATTCCCGTCGCTTAATCTTGCGGAAATTGGCTTCAAACAGAAGCAGAAACTGATCAACCTAATTGTCCAAGGAAAGACTGATGAGACTTCACTCACAAATGCACTCCAGGACGAGGATATGGGtgatgaaaatatggaGGATGCCGATGAAAGCGACCAAGAGGAAGAGGGGAAAAGGACAaaaaaaaacaaaaagaAGACACGCACAGATAGGAATAGGATGAAGCGTGCAAAGTTGGAGGAAAGAAAACAACTGCTTGCCAAGAATATTAAAAAGTTGGTAAACGATGTAAACCATATCAAGGTTTTACAAAAGATGGATAAGGACACAACCAAAGGTGGAATTGAAAAGGCCCGtaaatttaaaaactttgtCAGAAAACTTGTGTCTGGACGTATACCAACCAGAATCTCAAATAAAAAGTTTAAGAATGACCCGCCAAAGCTTTTACTTACAGAAGAAATGTCAAGTTCACTAAAGGGACTTAATCTTGGAAATAGCAGTTCAATAGATACTATATACAAGTCGATATACAGAAGAGGCCTGCTCCCACCACCTCCGACACTTGATAACAAGTACAAGAGTTCGGTTAAGAAGAGGCTGTCATATGGCAAAAAGATTGTTAAGAGGCTGCGTGAACGTGGTGAACTATGA
- a CDS encoding hypothetical protein (encoded by transcript BEWA_020700A) has protein sequence MAGPLVIINIKEKPIDDKTPKKYKGSISRGRQITVTRYGKYSDFFKYEHKDSGERSQPFTLMAVIDDQSKNVGVGRDHVTSVSAYYWKHEDSKDGKPKKALLVEVTTTAKGTKYYIRGTGRNPWNPLPVFSGSQSNQPLSDENLEQKLEHLNCQLNNAVVIDITRNKSSQGNKYCCYNHHGEERVYVEQKTVSCTRHSLSHLTYYEHKVNTGIWRVAAIKYYYTVGVKRKRINITGLGLPTKELVKVYVFYSDSRDPVLIYVHGGGAGATGWYQNKGNHVWEKAPDGLKSITPDNLSILDCSDKDFKALAEELNRLGCTGLQQCTRTLDPEHLGQNGVQREEVPAADLSDQVPDTESETKILLQGTPVAQMAEDAIDGERLKIGLGSDTSAFEPLKDQLQEASGLTDWGIENILGAFAGIFTASIITTFASWKLYKFYQNYSDPWVRQI, from the coding sequence ATGGCAGGTCCACTAGTAATCATTAATATTAAAGAAAAGCCAattgatgataaaactcCTAAGAAATATAAAGGAAGTATTTCCAGAGGTAGGCAGATTACTGTCACAAGGTATGGAAAGTACTCAGACTTCTTCAAATATGAACATAAAGACTCGGGTGAAAGAAGTCAACCATTCACACTAATGGCAGTAATTGATGATCAAAGCAAGAATGTAGGAGTCGGTAGAGACCATGTAACTTCAGTTTcagcttattactggaagcaTGAGGATTCTAAGGATGGGAAACCTAAGAAGGCGCTCCTAGTTGAAGTTACCACAACGGCTAAAGGAACTAAGTATTATATCAGGGGTACTGGTAGAAACCCATGGAATCCGCTTCCTGTATTCTCAGGTTCTCAATCCAATCAACCACTCTCTGATGAGAATCTTGAGCAGAAACTGGAACATCTTAATTGCCAACTCAACAATGCAGTTGTTATAGATATTACCAGGAATAAATCTTCTCAAGGAAACAAGTACTGTTGTTACAATCATCATGGCGAAGAAAGGGTCTATGTTGAGCAAAAGACCGTTTCTTGTACAAGACATAGCTTAAGTCACCTTACATACTACGAGCATAAAGTTAATACTGGTATATGGAGGGTAGCGGCTATCAAGTACTATTATACTGTTGGTGTtaaaaggaagaggataaaTATTACTGGCCTTGGGTTACCTACCAAAGAGTTGGTAAAAGTCTATGTATTTTACTCTGATAGTAGGGATCCGGTTCTCATCTATGTTCATGGTGGAGGCGCAGGTGCTACAGGTTGGTATCAGAACAAGGGTAACCACGTTTGGGAAAAAGCCCCTGATGGCCTCAAAAGTATAACACCTGACAATCTCAGTATACTTGACTGTAGCGACAAAGACTTTAAAGCACTTGCGGAGGAACTAAATCGACTTGGATGTACAGGCTTGCAACAATGTACTAGAACTCTTGATCCTGAACATCTTGGACAAAACGGTgttcaacgtgaggaagtTCCAGCtgctgacttatctgaccaggttcctgatacagaatctgagactaagattctcctacaaggAACTCCTGTAgctcaaatggctgaagatgctatagatggtgaaagactAAAAATTGGTCTTGGTTCTGATACTTCTGCTTTTGAACCTCTTAAAGATCAACTTCAAGAAGCCTCAGGTCTTACTGATTGGGGTATAGAGAACATTCTTGGAGCATTTGCTGGTATTTTTACAGCATCTATTATAACTACTTTTGCATcatggaaactttataaattctACCAAAATTACTCTGACCCGTGGGTTAGGCAGATCTAA